The following coding sequences are from one Leptolyngbya sp. NIES-3755 window:
- a CDS encoding GGDEF domain protein (similar to AA sequence:cyanobase_aa:LBDG_00200) has translation MSEITPSFHNPPLILVADDDKTMRLSVRQAMEQDGYQVIEANDGESCLATFTRSRPDVVLLDAIMPAIDGFTCCRRIQELSGTRRTPVLMITGLEDQDSVDQAFAVGAVDYITKPIHWGVLRQRVKRLIQQVRLYQQLETANHELQRLAAIDGLTQLANRRRFDEYLQQEWQRMLREQLSLSLILCDIDFFKAYNDTYGHQVGDDCLTQVAQVIQGSAKRAIDLAARYGGEEFAIVLPNTDQEGAILVAQDIQSGVKQLGIAHAGSKVCDTVTVSLGVSSTIPSIITSPEMLIHAADKALYQAKAEGRDRYCVCLS, from the coding sequence ATGTCAGAGATAACGCCCTCTTTCCATAATCCTCCCTTGATTCTCGTCGCGGATGATGATAAGACGATGCGCCTCAGTGTGCGTCAAGCGATGGAGCAAGATGGGTATCAAGTGATTGAGGCAAATGACGGAGAATCTTGTCTCGCAACTTTTACACGATCGCGTCCTGATGTCGTCTTACTCGATGCGATCATGCCTGCGATCGATGGCTTTACATGCTGTCGGCGTATCCAAGAATTGAGCGGCACAAGACGCACTCCAGTCCTGATGATTACGGGGCTTGAGGATCAAGATTCAGTCGATCAAGCGTTCGCAGTTGGAGCCGTGGATTACATTACCAAGCCGATTCACTGGGGCGTGTTGCGTCAGCGCGTAAAACGATTAATTCAACAAGTCAGACTGTATCAACAGCTTGAAACGGCGAATCATGAATTGCAGCGGTTAGCCGCGATCGATGGGTTAACTCAATTAGCAAATCGTCGCCGTTTTGATGAATACCTCCAACAAGAATGGCAGCGGATGTTGCGCGAACAGTTATCACTCTCGCTGATCCTCTGTGATATCGATTTCTTCAAGGCTTATAACGATACTTATGGGCATCAGGTAGGCGATGATTGCCTTACACAAGTGGCGCAAGTGATTCAAGGTTCGGCAAAACGAGCGATCGACTTAGCAGCGCGATATGGCGGGGAAGAATTCGCGATCGTCTTACCGAATACTGACCAAGAAGGCGCGATTCTAGTAGCGCAAGATATTCAAAGTGGAGTAAAGCAGCTTGGAATTGCTCATGCTGGCTCTAAAGTGTGCGATACAGTGACGGTCAGTTTAGGCGTGTCGAGTACGATTCCAAGCATTATCACTTCGCCAGAAATGCTGATTCATGCAGCAGATAAGGCACTGTATCAAGCGAAAGCGGAAGGACGCGATCGCTATTGTGTGTGTCTCAGTTAA